In a genomic window of Salegentibacter salegens:
- a CDS encoding DUF4199 domain-containing protein — protein sequence MENSTSVKSVAYPYGIVLGIYSILALVLIYVFNVAQDNWTVGIINTLVSIIVFVLAIKKFKQNNSGFLSLKEALKVGLAVAVISGVIGAIYSYIHYSFVYPEFSEMMYDQAVLQMTEQGLSEAQQSQGLEMTKMFTSAWFFATMALVGSLFFGFIISLITGLILKRENPAHQ from the coding sequence ATGGAAAATTCTACTTCAGTCAAATCGGTTGCCTATCCTTACGGAATAGTACTTGGTATTTATTCTATTTTAGCTCTCGTCCTTATTTATGTTTTTAACGTTGCCCAAGATAACTGGACGGTTGGAATAATAAATACCCTTGTTTCGATTATTGTTTTTGTCTTAGCGATAAAAAAATTCAAACAAAATAACAGCGGCTTTTTAAGTCTCAAGGAAGCGCTAAAAGTTGGATTAGCCGTAGCAGTAATAAGTGGAGTAATTGGAGCTATTTATTCATATATTCATTATAGTTTTGTATATCCTGAGTTTTCAGAGATGATGTATGATCAAGCTGTTTTACAAATGACTGAACAAGGCTTATCTGAAGCTCAACAATCTCAAGGTTTGGAAATGACCAAAATGTTCACTAGCGCATGGTTTTTTGCCACAATGGCTTTAGTGGGAAGTTTGTTTTTCGGTTTTATTATTTCATTAATCACAGGCTTAATTCTAAAAAGAGAAAATCCAGCACACCAATAG